The following are encoded in a window of Rosa chinensis cultivar Old Blush chromosome 4, RchiOBHm-V2, whole genome shotgun sequence genomic DNA:
- the LOC112198495 gene encoding disease resistance protein RPP5-like — translation MKNLINLRHLYFDEGMEFPAGILRGLTNLRTLSYFNVGKEMGLGIEELVGLNQLKGELIIRNLQNIRDAEEAKKAKLEDKKNVLELSFVWTRSRSNPEGLEGRPSSNVHEENVLEGLQPHTKLESLRIENFMGDKFPPWMMRNPFPLNNLKKILLSGCRKCERLPILGHLPGLGHVEISEMHNLKRLGSEFYGYNHVYEAAVATQEKETIVLFPALKTLSIERCGELIEWMEAPTTMAPATSKVVVFPCLEKLTLLDCPLLRNAPSHFPSLKDLYIWGVDSGKPIASICREVSTLTSLHIGAINGIALLSSGMSKNNKNLTSLKIRRCGEMVRIAPNVFGSCANLKSLYIEHCPKLEHLAEGLDTLRLLEKLSISYCPTLEFIPIDHDMASLRELEIQHCDRLSSIGLLDHCTSLQELRIWGCRNLTSIPISQGLASLCKLDITQCDVLSSIGILDHCTSLQELQISNCRNLTSIPISQGLASLRELNIWNCGGLTGVPCGVENCSSLQKLSLGYNDLPNRPALRKLAIWACDGLTGLPSGIENCTPLQELVISCFYSLETISFTRVFPSLRKLQVESCDEYCPSLQELIVYKCPKLSSISFSADLNPCLKELHIEDCNGLQSLPDFRNFTSLLVLEISGCAGIESLVCGFHIPVSLEELRISQCHNLESIPSLEECTSLRQLEVRDCEKLKPPSTGLRCLARLEKLDLGPFWEELDSFPDFQAPSQQLGTLLLRGWPKLKSLPEQVQHFTSLTELVIVSFNGVQALPEWLSNLASLKYLGICDCENLKYLPSLKVEYLRISGCPLLKERCTREWPKISHIPNINFSDY, via the exons ATTAGAGGACAAGAAAAATGTACTGGAGCTAAGTTTTGTATGGACAAGAAGCAGAAGCAATCCAGAAGGTTTGGAGGGTAGGCCAAGCAGCAACGTTCATGAGGAGAATGTACTGGAAGGACTCCAACCACATACCAAGTTGGAGAGCTTAAGGATTGAAAACTTCATGGGTGATAAATTTCCTCCATGGATGATGAGAAACCCTTTCCCTCTCAACAATTTGAAGAAGATCCTTCTAAGCGGTTGTCGCAAGTGCGAACGGCTCCCGATACTAGGCCATCTACCGGGTCTTGGACATGTGGAGATTTCTGAAATGCACAATCTAAAACGCTTGGGAAGTGAATTTTATGGTTATAATCATGTTTACGAGGCTGCTGTGGCTACACAAGAGAAGGAGACAATTGTCTTATTTCCAGCACTGAAAACATTAAGCATTGAACGGTGCGGTGAGCTAATTGAATGGATGGAAGCACCCACAACGATGGCACCGGCAACAAGTAAAGTAGTGGTGTTCCCTTGCCTGGAGAAGTTGACTCTCCTGGATTGTCCGTTACTGAGAAATGCTCCAAGTCATTTCCCATCTCTCAAGGACTTGTATATATGGGGCGTGGACAGCGGGAAGCCAATTGCAAGCATATGCAGGGAAGTGAGCACTCTGACTTCTCTCCATATAGGGGCCATCAATGGGATTGCTTTGCTGTCCTCAGGGATGTCGAAGAATAACAAGAATCTCACATCTTTAAAGATCCGGCGTTGTGGTGAGATGGTTCGTATTGCTCCAAATGTATTTGGGAGCTGTGCAAATCTTAAGTCGCTGTACATTGAGCATTGTCCAAAACTGGAGCATCTAGCCGAGGGTCTAGACACGCTCCGTCTTCTCGAGAAGTTGAGCATAAGTTATTGTCCTACTCTAGAGTTTATTCCGATTGACCACGACATGGCATCCCTCCGCGAATTGGAGATACAACATTGTGATAGATTATCTAGTATTGGCCTACTCGATCACTGCACCTCTCTACAGGAATTGCGGATATGGGGATGTAGAAATCTAACATCCATTCCAATCTCACAGGGCCTTGCATCTCTCTGCAAATTGGATATTACTCAGTGTGATGTATTATCTAGTATTGGCATTCTCGATCACTGCACCTCTCTACAGGAATTGCAGATAAGCAATTGTAGAAATCTAACATCCATTCCAATCTCACAAGGCCTTGCATCTCTCCGCGAATTGAACATTTGGAACTGTGGTGGGTTAACGGGCGTACCGTGCGGGGTTGAAAACTGTTCCTCGCTTCAGAAGTTGTCTTTGGGTTACAATGATCTGCCGAATCGTCCAGCTCTCCGCAAATTGGCTATTTGGGCCTGTGATGGGTTAACGGGCTTACCGAGCGGGATTGAAAACTGCACCCCTCTTCAGGAGTTGGTGATATCCTGTTTCTATAGTCTAGAGACCATTTCGTTTACACGCGTCTTCCCATCTCTCCGCAAATTGCAAGTTGAGAGTTGCGATGAATACTGTCCCTCGCTTCAGGAATTGATTGTATACAAATGCCCCAAGCTATCATCCATTTCATTTTCTGCGGATTTGAATCCATGTCTTAAGGAGCTGCATATAGAGGATTGCAATGGTCTACAATCCCTTCCAGATTTCCGCAATTTCACATCCCTCCTTGTATTGGAGATTAGTGGATGTGCGGGGATAGAAAGTCTGGTATGTGGGTTTCATATCCCGGTGTCTCTGGAGGAGTTGCGGATTTCTCAATGCCATAACCTAGAGAGTATTCCAAGTTTAGAGGAATGCACATCCCTCCGTCAGTTAGAGGTTCGGGATTGTGAGAAATTGAAGCCTCCGTCAACAGGGCTGCGCTGCCTCGCTCGTCTGGAGAAATTGGATTTAGGTCCTTTTTGGGAGGAGCTCGACTCCTTCCCTGATTTTCAAGCTCCATCACAACAACTTGGCACATTATTGTTGCGCGGGTGGCCTAAACTCAAGTCTCTTCCTGAACAAGTTCAACACTTCACTTCGCTGACAGAGTTGGTTATAGTATCTTTCAATGGAGTGCAGGCTTTACCAGAGTGGTTGAGCAACCTTGCATCTCTCAAGTACCTGGGTATTTGTGATTGTGAGAATCTCAAATATCTACCTTCACTCAAAGTAGAGTATCTACGAATTTCTGGCTGTCCACTTCTAAAGGAAAGATGCACCAGAGAATGGCCCAAGATTTCTCACATTCCAAATATCAATTTTT cTGATTATTGA